A window of Strix aluco isolate bStrAlu1 chromosome 2, bStrAlu1.hap1, whole genome shotgun sequence contains these coding sequences:
- the CPB2 gene encoding carboxypeptidase B2: protein MKMKSYLLFSVLFIWIQEKPVFTLPRDEVLSALPQTDRQVEALQDLLNTTEVILWQPVVVENIKKDREVHFYVRASSIYSIKAQLRQLTIQHKVSMEDVQGLIEKQTINDTVNPRSSSSYYENYHSMKEIYHWMEEVVKVHSDLLQKIYIGSSYEKRPLYVLKLSKSQEKPKSAIWIDCGIHAREWISPAFCLWFIGHAIHVRERDQTMTTLLEHFDFYVMPVINVDGYEYTWSHPSNRLWRKSRSSHGNSKCIGTDMNRNFDAHWCGEGASPYECQETYCGPYPESEPEVKAVARFVRDHKDIIKAYITMHSYSQLVLFPYSYTMDRSKDHDELESLAKKAAKAIKRTTKKTYRLGAGAQTIYLAPGGSDDWAYDLGIKYSFTIELRDTGTYGFLLPPQEIKPTCLEALSAVKEISQHVLQNL from the exons GGATGAAGTTTTGTCGGCTCTCCCACAAACAGACAGACAGGTTGAAGCCCTCCAGGATTTACTGAACACCACTGAG gtTATTCTCTGGCAACCTGTTGTGGTTGAAAACATCaagaaggacagagaagtccaTTTCTATGTCAGGGCATCCAGCATATATAGCATAAAAGCTCAGTTACGGCAACTGACCATCCAGCACAA AGTCTCAATGGAAGATGTTCAAGGACTTATTGAAAAACAGACTATCAATGACACAGTCAACCCACGCAGTTCTTCATCATATTATGAAAACTACCATTCAATGAAAGAA ATATATCATTGGATGGAAGAAGTAGTGAAAGTCCATTCTGACCTCCTCCAGAAAATATATATCGGATCATCATATGAAAAACGACCACTTTATGTTCTGAAG CTTTCGAAAAGTCAGGAAAAACCCAAAAGTGCCATATGGATTGACTGTGGTATCCACGCTAGAGAATGGATTTCTCCTGCTTTTTGCCTGTGGTTCATAGGCCAT GCAATCCATGTACGTGAACGAGATCAGACCATGACAACACTTCTGGAGCACTTTGATTTCTACGTCATGCCTGTGATAAATGTGGATGGCTACGAGTACACATGGAGCCATCCCTCT AATCGGCTATGGAGAAAGAGCCGCTCATCACACGGTAACAGCAAGTGCATCGGTACTGACATGAACAGGAATTTTGATGCGCACTGGTGTG GGGAAGGAGCATCTCCCTATGAATGTCAGGAGACATATTGTGGACCCTACCCTGAGTCTGAGCCTGAAGTGAAAGCAGTGGCTCGCTTTGTCAGAGATCACAAAGACATCATTAAAGCCTACATAACCATGCATTCTTACTCCCAGTTGGTATTGTTTCCATATTCTTACACTATGGACAGAAGCAAAGACCATGATGAGCTG gAAAGTCTGGCAAAGAAAGCAGCTAAAGCTATAAAGAGGACAACAAAGAAAACTTACAGACTTGGTGCTGGTGCACAAACAATTT ATTTAGCTCCTGGAGGTTCAGACGACTGGGCTTATGATCTTGGCATTAAATATTCTTTTACCATTGAGCTTCGGGACACGGGAACTTATGGATTTTTGCTTCCTCCTCAAGAAATTAAACCAACTTGCTTAGAAGCACTTTCTGCTGTCAAAGAGATATCTCAGCATGTTCTTCAAAATTTATGA